One genomic segment of Caldimonas brevitalea includes these proteins:
- a CDS encoding FAD-binding oxidoreductase, giving the protein MNTAALLDALRAAVGAAHVLTDGDLSAWELDWRKRYRGKALAVVRPGSTAEVAAVVKACTALGVGLVPQGGNTGLVGGSVPDQSGEQVLLSLQRMNRVREIDAANLTMTVDAGCVLQAVQEAAAAQGLLFPLSLAAEGSCTIGGNLATNAGGTQVLRYGNARELCLGLEVVTAAGEVWDGLSGLRKDNTGYDLRDLFIGSEGTLGIITGATLKLYPQPAARVTALAALPSLDNAVALLQLAQARLGSGLTGFEVMGAFALQLVARHFPQLPQPLAASPWMVLLEQSDTESEAHARGLFESMLETALERELISDAAIAESLEQSRALWHLRESIPLAQAEEGLNIKHDISVPVSRIPAFVAEADAAIAARFPGARLVNFGHLGDGNLHYNVQAPEGGAAADFLREHEAAVNEVVYDTVVAHGGSISAEHGIGALKRDELERRKSPVALQLMRAIKRALDPQGRLNPGRTLSA; this is encoded by the coding sequence ATGAACACTGCCGCCCTGCTCGATGCCCTGCGCGCCGCCGTCGGCGCGGCCCACGTCCTGACCGACGGCGATCTGTCCGCCTGGGAGCTGGATTGGCGCAAGCGTTACCGCGGCAAGGCGCTGGCGGTGGTGCGGCCGGGGTCCACCGCAGAAGTGGCGGCGGTGGTGAAGGCGTGCACCGCCCTCGGCGTGGGCCTGGTGCCGCAAGGCGGCAACACCGGGCTGGTCGGCGGCTCGGTGCCCGACCAGAGCGGCGAGCAGGTGCTGCTGAGCCTGCAACGCATGAACCGGGTGCGCGAGATCGACGCTGCCAACCTCACGATGACCGTGGACGCCGGCTGTGTGCTGCAGGCGGTGCAGGAAGCCGCCGCCGCCCAGGGCCTGCTGTTCCCGCTCAGCCTGGCGGCCGAAGGCAGCTGCACCATCGGCGGCAACCTGGCCACCAACGCCGGCGGCACGCAGGTGCTGCGCTATGGCAATGCGCGCGAGCTGTGCCTCGGGCTGGAGGTCGTGACGGCCGCCGGTGAGGTCTGGGACGGGCTGTCGGGCCTGCGCAAGGACAACACGGGTTACGACCTGCGCGACCTGTTCATCGGCAGCGAGGGCACGCTGGGCATCATCACCGGCGCCACCTTGAAGCTCTATCCGCAGCCGGCGGCGCGGGTCACCGCGCTGGCGGCGCTGCCGTCGCTCGACAACGCCGTGGCGCTGTTGCAGCTCGCGCAGGCCCGGCTCGGCTCGGGCCTGACCGGCTTCGAAGTGATGGGCGCGTTCGCCTTGCAGCTGGTGGCACGGCATTTCCCGCAGCTGCCGCAGCCGCTCGCGGCGTCGCCGTGGATGGTGCTGCTGGAGCAGTCGGACACCGAGTCCGAAGCGCATGCGCGCGGGCTGTTCGAAAGCATGCTGGAGACCGCCCTCGAACGTGAACTGATCAGCGACGCCGCGATCGCCGAGAGCCTCGAGCAGTCGCGCGCCTTGTGGCATCTGCGCGAGTCGATCCCGCTGGCGCAGGCCGAAGAGGGTCTGAACATCAAGCACGACATCTCGGTGCCGGTGTCACGCATTCCGGCCTTCGTGGCCGAGGCCGACGCGGCCATCGCGGCGCGCTTTCCCGGCGCCCGGCTGGTCAACTTCGGCCACCTGGGCGACGGCAACCTGCACTACAACGTGCAGGCGCCCGAGGGCGGCGCCGCGGCCGACTTCCTGCGCGAGCACGAGGCAGCCGTCAACGAGGTGGTCTACGACACGGTGGTGGCGCACGGCGGATCGATCTCGGCCGAGCACGGCATCGGCGCGTTGAAGCGCGACGAACTGGAGCGGCGCAAATCGCCGGTGGCCTTGCAGCTGATGCGTGCGATCAAGCGGGCGCTCGATCCGCAGGGCCGCTTGAACCCGGGCCGCACGCTGAGCGCCTGA
- a CDS encoding alpha/beta fold hydrolase: MTFDLDGRAAYAYTGGRPFDPALPCVVLIHGALNDHSVWSLQSRYLAHHGHGVLAVDLPGHGRSDGPALPDVASLAAWIESLLTVVGAARAALVGHSMGSLVALEAAALLGERATALVMVGTTYPMKVSSALLDTARATPERAIDQVNAYSHSTLAPKPSAPGPGSWLHGASRALMRRLQADHTARYGANLFHHDFGVCDRYTGGEVAAARLRCPVRLVLGEQDQMTSPKAAASLAGLLRADVVRLPAGHALMAEAPDGVLNAIKSFLPLPQEA; the protein is encoded by the coding sequence ATGACCTTCGACCTCGACGGCCGTGCGGCCTATGCCTACACCGGCGGGCGCCCTTTCGACCCCGCCCTCCCCTGTGTGGTGCTGATCCACGGCGCCCTCAACGACCACAGCGTCTGGTCGCTGCAAAGCCGCTACCTGGCGCACCACGGCCATGGCGTGCTCGCGGTCGACCTGCCGGGGCACGGCCGCAGCGACGGGCCGGCCTTGCCCGACGTGGCCTCGCTGGCGGCGTGGATCGAGTCTTTGCTAACGGTGGTCGGCGCGGCGCGTGCGGCGCTGGTCGGCCACAGCATGGGCTCGTTGGTCGCGCTCGAAGCCGCCGCCCTGCTGGGCGAACGGGCCACCGCGCTGGTGATGGTCGGCACCACCTATCCGATGAAGGTGTCTTCGGCCCTGCTCGACACCGCCCGCGCCACGCCCGAGCGCGCGATCGACCAGGTGAACGCCTATTCGCACTCGACGCTGGCGCCCAAACCGTCGGCGCCCGGCCCTGGCAGCTGGCTGCACGGCGCGAGCCGCGCCTTGATGCGACGCCTGCAGGCCGACCATACCGCGCGCTACGGCGCCAACCTGTTCCATCACGATTTCGGCGTCTGCGACCGCTACACCGGCGGCGAAGTCGCCGCGGCTCGGCTGCGCTGCCCGGTGCGGCTGGTACTGGGCGAGCAGGACCAGATGACCTCGCCCAAGGCGGCCGCCTCGCTGGCCGGCCTGCTGCGCGCGGACGTCGTGCGGCTGCCGGCCGGGCATGCCCTGATGGCCGAGGCGCCCGATGGGGTGTTGAATGCGATCAAGTCCTTTCTGCCGCTGCCTCAGGAGGCTTGA
- a CDS encoding YihY family inner membrane protein has translation MNFPLGLRHSSRQQLGRLLQTLHRWPWMDTLKTLRLRFREDRLGLTAGSLTFTTIIALVPFFTVTLAIFTAFPIFARFQVALEKYFIESLIPDAIAKPVLRALTQFAANSNRLGTAGLVILVFTALALLLTIDRTLNSIWRVRKSRPIAQRVLLYWAAATLGPLMLGSSLSITSYFLSASRGLVSTLPGGISAMLNVLEFGLLAASMGAMFRLVPNTHVRWSHAMVGGLFVAIGFEVAKSLLALYLRRVPTYSAVYGTFATVPIFLVWIYFGWVIVLLGAVIAAYAPSLQMRVVRRPTTPGHRFHLAVTVLRELLQARGQSYHGLSAAQLAEHLRTDPLQIEPVLEKLMALDWVARLQEEGREGARYVLLAEPDRTTAQPLLAELLLDPSPTLRGFWERAGFARMTLADLLG, from the coding sequence ATGAATTTCCCCCTGGGACTGCGCCATTCCTCGCGCCAACAGCTAGGACGCCTGCTGCAGACCTTGCATCGCTGGCCCTGGATGGACACGCTCAAGACCTTGCGGCTGCGCTTCCGAGAAGACCGGCTGGGCTTGACCGCGGGCAGCCTCACGTTCACCACCATCATCGCGCTGGTGCCGTTCTTCACGGTGACGCTGGCGATCTTCACCGCCTTCCCGATCTTCGCCCGCTTCCAGGTGGCGCTCGAGAAGTACTTCATCGAGAGCCTGATCCCCGACGCCATCGCCAAGCCGGTGCTGCGGGCTCTGACCCAGTTCGCGGCCAATTCCAACCGGCTCGGTACCGCCGGCCTGGTGATATTGGTGTTCACCGCGCTGGCGCTGCTGCTCACGATCGACCGCACGCTCAACAGCATCTGGCGGGTGCGCAAGTCGCGCCCGATCGCACAGCGGGTGCTGCTGTACTGGGCTGCGGCAACGCTCGGGCCCTTGATGCTCGGCTCCAGCCTCAGCATCACCTCATATTTCCTCAGTGCGTCGCGCGGCTTGGTCAGCACGCTGCCAGGCGGCATCAGCGCGATGCTCAACGTGCTCGAGTTCGGGCTGCTGGCCGCCTCGATGGGCGCGATGTTCCGCCTCGTGCCCAACACCCACGTGCGGTGGTCCCACGCGATGGTGGGCGGGCTGTTCGTCGCGATCGGCTTCGAGGTGGCCAAGAGCCTGCTGGCCCTGTACCTGCGCCGCGTGCCGACCTATTCGGCGGTCTACGGCACCTTTGCGACCGTGCCCATCTTCCTGGTCTGGATCTACTTCGGCTGGGTGATCGTGCTGCTCGGCGCCGTGATCGCGGCGTACGCGCCGAGCCTGCAGATGCGGGTGGTGCGCCGGCCGACCACGCCGGGTCACCGTTTCCACCTCGCCGTCACCGTGCTGCGCGAGCTGCTGCAGGCGCGCGGCCAGAGCTACCACGGGCTGTCGGCGGCGCAGTTGGCGGAGCACCTGCGCACCGACCCGCTGCAGATCGAGCCGGTGCTGGAAAAGCTGATGGCGCTCGACTGGGTGGCGCGCCTGCAGGAAGAGGGCCGCGAGGGCGCGCGTTACGTGCTGTTGGCCGAGCCGGATCGCACCACCGCGCAGCCGCTGCTGGCCGAATTGCTGCTCGACCCGAGCCCGACGCTGCGCGGCTTCTGGGAGCGTGCCGGCTTTGCACGCATGACACTGGCCGACCTGCTGGGATAG
- a CDS encoding DUF962 domain-containing protein, protein MTPTTARAPDAGIDPRSFTSFAEFYPYYLSEHSDRRCRRLHFAGSTLALACLATLLATGQPLWLLAGLACGYGFAWVGHFGFEKNRPASFKRPLYSFMGDWVMYKDIWTGRIKL, encoded by the coding sequence ATGACACCCACTACTGCCCGTGCGCCTGACGCAGGCATCGACCCGCGGTCGTTCACCAGCTTCGCCGAGTTCTATCCCTACTACCTCAGCGAGCACAGCGACCGCCGCTGCCGGCGGCTGCACTTCGCCGGCTCGACGCTGGCGCTGGCCTGCCTCGCGACGCTGCTGGCCACCGGGCAGCCGCTGTGGCTGCTGGCCGGCCTGGCCTGCGGCTACGGCTTCGCCTGGGTCGGCCACTTCGGCTTCGAGAAGAACCGGCCGGCGTCGTTCAAGCGCCCGCTCTACAGCTTCATGGGGGACTGGGTGATGTACAAGGACATCTGGACCGGGCGCATCAAGCTCTGA
- a CDS encoding DUF1178 family protein codes for MKVWNLQCRHEHGFEGWFASEDDYRSQLERGLLVCPYCGDGEITRMPSAPRLNLSHAKAPPAAQACNNTTPPGPANEMAPQQPPTPQALQALFLRAVRHVIANTEDVGERFPEEARRIHHGETEARAIRGHATREETEALIDEGIDVVPLPLPDALKGPLQ; via the coding sequence ATGAAGGTCTGGAATCTGCAATGCCGACACGAACACGGCTTCGAAGGCTGGTTCGCATCGGAAGACGACTACCGGTCGCAACTCGAGCGCGGCCTGCTCGTCTGCCCTTATTGCGGTGACGGCGAGATCACTCGCATGCCCAGCGCTCCCAGGCTGAACTTGTCCCATGCCAAGGCGCCGCCGGCGGCGCAGGCCTGCAACAACACCACGCCGCCCGGGCCCGCCAACGAAATGGCCCCGCAGCAGCCACCCACGCCGCAGGCGCTGCAGGCACTGTTCCTCAGGGCCGTGCGGCATGTGATCGCGAACACCGAAGACGTCGGCGAACGCTTCCCCGAGGAGGCCCGCCGTATCCACCACGGTGAAACCGAAGCGCGTGCCATCCGCGGCCACGCCACACGGGAGGAAACCGAGGCGCTGATCGACGAGGGCATCGACGTCGTGCCGCTGCCGTTGCCCGACGCCCTCAAGGGGCCGCTGCAGTAG
- a CDS encoding DUF2818 family protein, protein MDTLAASVWLVLAVAVVAANLPFVNERLFAIGPRRSPHKALALRLFELLVLFGAVLGLGFGLEARIGQRHAQGWEFYAVSACLFLTLAFPGFVWRYLRRHRG, encoded by the coding sequence TTGGACACACTCGCGGCTTCGGTCTGGCTGGTGCTGGCGGTTGCCGTGGTGGCCGCCAACCTGCCGTTCGTCAATGAGCGCCTGTTCGCCATCGGGCCACGGCGCTCGCCCCACAAGGCCCTGGCGCTGCGGCTGTTCGAGCTGCTGGTGCTGTTCGGGGCCGTGCTGGGCCTGGGCTTCGGGCTCGAAGCCCGCATCGGCCAGCGCCACGCGCAGGGCTGGGAGTTCTACGCGGTGTCGGCCTGCTTGTTCCTGACGCTCGCCTTTCCCGGCTTCGTGTGGCGCTATTTGCGGCGCCACCGCGGCTGA
- a CDS encoding NUDIX domain-containing protein gives MTPAAEEDSHLAELCVETQQVYRGHFLDVRRDKIALPDGATSHREYIVHPGAVMIVPLLDDGRLVLERQFRYPLGQVMIEFPAGKLDAGEPGRQCAERELLEETGYRAREWAYAGVLHNAIAYSNEGIEIWFARGLVAGDKQLDDGEFLEVITATPEQLDDWIRDGRVTDAKTMIGLLWWQRWRAGAWPLDWISHDSANSGRQP, from the coding sequence ATGACGCCCGCTGCCGAAGAAGACAGCCATCTGGCCGAACTGTGCGTGGAGACCCAGCAGGTCTACCGCGGCCACTTCCTCGACGTGCGGCGCGACAAGATCGCACTGCCCGACGGGGCCACTTCGCACCGCGAATACATCGTGCACCCGGGCGCGGTGATGATCGTGCCGCTGCTCGACGACGGCCGGCTGGTGCTGGAGCGGCAGTTCCGCTACCCGCTTGGCCAGGTGATGATCGAGTTCCCGGCCGGTAAGCTCGACGCCGGCGAGCCCGGGCGGCAGTGTGCCGAGCGCGAGCTGCTCGAAGAGACCGGCTACCGGGCGCGCGAATGGGCGTACGCCGGCGTGCTGCACAATGCCATTGCCTATTCGAACGAAGGCATCGAGATCTGGTTCGCGCGTGGGCTGGTCGCGGGTGACAAGCAGCTCGACGACGGTGAATTTCTGGAAGTCATCACCGCGACGCCCGAGCAGCTCGACGACTGGATACGCGACGGCCGGGTGACCGACGCCAAGACGATGATCGGTCTGCTGTGGTGGCAGCGTTGGCGCGCCGGGGCGTGGCCGCTTGACTGGATCTCGCACGACAGTGCGAACTCGGGACGACAACCGTGA
- a CDS encoding DUF2069 domain-containing protein has product MNSTSVPNLTRALAVASLLGLIVLGVGWELWWAPLRPGGSWLALKVLPLWLPLAGLLKRRMYTYRWVSLLVWIYFAEGAVRATSDRGPSAVLAGVEVLLCLLLFGACALHVRWRLRHAPVSAAASTPT; this is encoded by the coding sequence ATGAATTCGACGTCCGTCCCCAACCTGACGCGCGCGCTCGCTGTCGCCAGCCTGCTCGGGCTCATCGTGCTCGGCGTCGGCTGGGAGTTGTGGTGGGCACCGCTGCGGCCCGGGGGCAGCTGGCTGGCCCTCAAGGTGCTGCCGTTGTGGTTGCCGCTGGCCGGCCTGCTCAAGCGACGCATGTACACCTACCGCTGGGTCAGCCTGCTGGTCTGGATCTACTTCGCCGAGGGTGCCGTGCGCGCCACCAGCGACCGCGGCCCGAGCGCTGTGCTCGCCGGCGTCGAAGTGCTGCTGTGCTTGCTGTTGTTTGGCGCCTGCGCACTGCATGTACGCTGGCGGCTGCGCCATGCGCCTGTCTCTGCGGCCGCCTCCACACCCACCTGA
- the nuoN gene encoding NADH-quinone oxidoreductase subunit NuoN produces the protein MNEMNWLAIYPEILLLALTCVIAMVDLFVKHPQRAPTYWLTVFSLVAVGALQLSYIGDTRTVYGMNRMVVSDPMGNLLEFFATIATLVSLVYARPYAAERGMLKGELFTLSLFSLLGIMLLISANNFLTIYLGLELMTLSLYALVALRRDHAGATEAAMKYFVLGALASGFLLYGLSMMYGATSSLDIPTVLARINAGNINEQVLVFGIVFVVAGLAFKLAAVPFHMWVPDVYQGAPTGVTLLISGAPQLAGFAMAIRLLVDGMYGLAEQWQHMLIVLAVASLVVGNLAAIAQTNLKRMLAYSTIGQMGFMLLGLSCGVVTGNTASAGNAYSSAMFYAITYVLTTLGTFGLIALLSRQGFEAEEIDDLKGLNQRSPWYAAVMAIFMFSLAGVPPAVGFFAKLAVLQALVSTNLPLYIWLAVIAVLLSLIGAFYYLRVVKVMYFDQATDTAPIRTSFDARAVMSLNGVAVLVFGLLPGGLMTLCVNAIRDLAGG, from the coding sequence ATGAACGAAATGAACTGGCTCGCGATCTACCCCGAGATCCTGCTGCTCGCGCTGACCTGCGTCATCGCGATGGTGGATCTGTTCGTCAAGCATCCGCAGCGTGCGCCGACCTACTGGCTGACGGTGTTCTCGCTGGTCGCCGTCGGCGCCCTGCAGCTCTCCTACATCGGCGACACGCGCACGGTGTACGGCATGAACCGCATGGTCGTCAGCGACCCGATGGGCAATTTGCTCGAGTTCTTCGCCACCATCGCCACGCTGGTGTCGCTGGTGTACGCCCGGCCTTACGCGGCCGAGCGCGGCATGCTCAAGGGTGAGCTGTTCACGCTCAGCCTGTTCTCGCTGCTGGGCATCATGCTGCTGATCTCGGCCAACAACTTCCTGACCATCTACCTGGGCCTGGAGTTGATGACGCTGTCGCTGTATGCGCTGGTCGCCTTGCGTCGTGACCATGCCGGGGCGACCGAGGCGGCGATGAAGTACTTCGTGCTGGGCGCGCTGGCCTCGGGCTTCTTGCTGTACGGCCTGTCGATGATGTACGGCGCGACTTCGTCGCTCGACATCCCGACCGTGCTGGCGCGCATCAACGCCGGCAACATCAACGAGCAGGTGCTGGTGTTCGGCATCGTCTTCGTGGTCGCGGGCCTGGCCTTCAAGCTGGCCGCCGTGCCGTTCCACATGTGGGTGCCCGACGTCTACCAGGGCGCTCCCACCGGCGTCACGCTGCTGATCTCGGGCGCACCCCAGCTGGCTGGCTTCGCGATGGCGATCCGTTTGCTGGTCGACGGCATGTACGGTCTGGCCGAGCAGTGGCAGCACATGCTGATCGTGTTGGCGGTGGCCTCGCTGGTGGTGGGCAACCTTGCCGCGATCGCGCAGACCAATCTGAAGCGCATGCTGGCCTATTCGACGATTGGCCAGATGGGCTTCATGCTGCTGGGCCTGTCGTGTGGTGTCGTCACCGGCAACACCGCGTCGGCCGGCAACGCCTACAGCTCGGCGATGTTCTACGCCATCACCTACGTGCTGACCACGCTGGGCACCTTCGGCCTGATCGCGCTGCTGTCGCGCCAGGGCTTCGAGGCGGAGGAGATCGACGACCTCAAGGGCTTGAACCAGCGCAGCCCCTGGTATGCGGCGGTGATGGCCATCTTCATGTTCTCGCTGGCCGGCGTGCCGCCCGCGGTCGGCTTCTTCGCCAAGCTGGCGGTGCTGCAGGCGCTGGTGTCGACCAATTTGCCGCTGTACATCTGGCTGGCGGTCATCGCCGTGCTGCTGTCGCTGATCGGCGCCTTCTACTACCTCCGCGTGGTCAAGGTCATGTATTTCGACCAGGCGACCGACACGGCGCCGATCCGCACCAGTTTCGACGCCCGCGCGGTAATGTCGCTCAACGGTGTCGCGGTGCTGGTGTTCGGCCTGCTGCCCGGTGGTCTGATGACACTGTGCGTTAACGCCATCCGCGACCTCGCGGGCGGTTAA